Proteins found in one Serratia plymuthica genomic segment:
- a CDS encoding TetR/AcrR family transcriptional regulator — translation MTKHMNALSPRGPLDHSVRDQIVEAATEHFGHFGYEKTTVSDLAKSIGFSKAYIYKFFDSKQAIGEVICANRLAIIMEIVSSALADAPTASEKLRRLFKVLTEAGSDLFFHDRKLYDIATVAARDCWPSAAAYEGNLRQLIQHILLEGRQSGEFERKTPLDEAEQAIFLVMLPYISPVQLQYNLEDAPAAAALLSALILRSMAP, via the coding sequence ATGACTAAACACATGAATGCACTTTCCCCGCGTGGGCCATTGGATCACAGCGTTCGCGATCAGATCGTGGAAGCCGCCACAGAACACTTCGGGCACTTTGGGTATGAGAAAACCACCGTGTCCGATTTGGCCAAGTCGATTGGTTTTTCCAAGGCCTATATCTATAAGTTTTTCGATTCCAAACAGGCGATTGGTGAGGTGATCTGTGCCAATCGGCTGGCCATAATCATGGAGATTGTCAGTTCGGCGCTCGCAGATGCGCCGACGGCATCGGAAAAATTAAGGCGTCTTTTCAAAGTGTTGACGGAAGCAGGCAGCGACCTGTTTTTTCATGACCGCAAGCTTTACGACATCGCCACCGTCGCTGCCCGCGATTGCTGGCCTTCGGCGGCAGCCTATGAAGGAAATCTGCGCCAGCTGATCCAGCACATCCTTCTCGAGGGCAGGCAGTCGGGGGAGTTCGAGCGAAAAACGCCGCTGGATGAAGCGGAACAGGCGATCTTCCTGGTCATGCTGCCCTACATCAGCCCTGTCCAACTGCAATATAACCTGGAGGATGCGCCGGCGGCGGCGGCGCTTCTGTCGGCATTGATACTGCGCAGCATGGCGCCTTAA
- a CDS encoding efflux RND transporter periplasmic adaptor subunit, whose product MPRLKSAPLAVCLLSFALVACGDASSVDDPRSQPPLVRAATVKSAVDASRAFTGVVVARVQSDLGFRVQGKILERLVDTGQSVKRGQPLMRLDPVDLGLQAQAQQQAVAAARARARQATDDEARYRGLVASGAISASAYDQIKATADTAKADLSAAQAQADVARNATGYAVLLADADGVVVDTLAEPGQVVSAGQPVVRLARAGQREAIVHLPETLRPAIGSEAQATLYGKDTAAVPAKLRLLSDAADSLTRTFEARYVLEGALASAPLGATVTLAIAEGKLTGQVLQVPIAALYDPGKGPGVWGISGQPAKVSWRPVQVLGLGDDAARVTGGLKPGERVVALGAHLLHDGEAVRLGNQNDAGGRP is encoded by the coding sequence ATGCCTCGGCTAAAATCTGCTCCCCTTGCTGTCTGCCTGCTATCTTTCGCCCTGGTGGCGTGCGGCGACGCGTCCAGCGTCGACGATCCACGTAGCCAACCGCCTCTGGTGAGGGCGGCTACCGTGAAAAGCGCCGTCGATGCCTCCCGCGCCTTTACCGGCGTCGTCGTCGCCCGCGTTCAAAGCGATCTCGGTTTTCGGGTGCAAGGTAAAATACTTGAACGCCTGGTCGATACCGGCCAAAGCGTCAAACGCGGTCAGCCGCTGATGCGTCTGGATCCCGTCGATCTTGGCCTGCAGGCGCAAGCCCAACAGCAGGCGGTCGCCGCCGCACGGGCGCGCGCCAGACAGGCTACCGATGACGAAGCGCGTTATCGCGGTCTGGTTGCTTCGGGGGCCATATCGGCTTCGGCTTACGATCAGATAAAGGCCACTGCCGACACCGCCAAAGCGGACCTCAGCGCTGCGCAGGCACAGGCCGACGTGGCGCGCAATGCGACGGGCTATGCCGTGTTGCTGGCCGACGCAGACGGCGTGGTGGTGGACACTCTGGCCGAGCCGGGGCAGGTCGTCAGTGCCGGGCAGCCGGTGGTGCGGCTGGCGCGGGCGGGGCAGCGAGAAGCCATCGTACATTTGCCTGAAACGCTGCGCCCGGCTATCGGGAGCGAGGCCCAGGCGACGTTATACGGCAAGGATACGGCAGCGGTTCCCGCAAAATTGCGCCTGCTCTCCGATGCGGCCGATTCTCTGACGCGCACCTTTGAGGCAAGGTATGTGCTGGAGGGGGCGTTGGCGAGCGCACCGCTGGGTGCCACCGTTACCCTCGCCATCGCTGAAGGCAAGTTAACCGGGCAGGTGCTCCAGGTGCCCATCGCCGCCCTCTATGATCCGGGCAAAGGGCCGGGCGTCTGGGGCATTTCCGGCCAGCCTGCCAAAGTGTCGTGGCGGCCGGTTCAGGTGCTTGGCCTGGGCGACGATGCGGCCAGGGTGACCGGCGGCCTCAAGCCCGGTGAACGGGTGGTGGCTTTGGGCGCGCATTTGCTGCACGACGGCGAAGCAGTCCGTCTTGGTAATCAGAACGACGCCGGGGGCCGGCCATGA
- a CDS encoding efflux RND transporter permease subunit, producing MSEGRFNLSALAVRERSITLFLIILISVAGILSFFELGRAEDPPFTVKQMTIVTAWPGATAQEMQDQVAEPLEKRLQELKWYDRSETYTRPGLAFTMLSLQDGTPPSQVPEEFYQARKKLGDEARNLPAGVSGPMVNDEFSDVTFALFALKAKGEPQRLLVRDAESLRQRLLHVPGVKKVNIVGEQAERIFVSFSHDRLATLGISPQDIFSALNNQNVLTPAGSIETHGPQVFLRLDGAFDKLEKIRDTPIVVQGRTLKLSDVAKVERGYEDPATFLVRNQGEPALLLGIVMREGWNGLDLGKALDAETAKINEGMPLGMTLTKVTDQSVNIGSSVDEFMIKFFVALLVVMVVCFVSMGWHVGVVVAAAVPLTLAIVFVVMEATGKNFDRITLGSLILALGLLVDDAIIAIEMMVVKMEEGYDRIKASAYAWSHTAAPMLAGTLVTAVGFMPNGFAQSTAGEYTSNMFWIVGIALIASWVVAVVFTPYLGVKMLPNIKTVEGGHAAIYNTRNYNRFRRLLTRVVARKWAVAGTVIAVFTLAILGMGLVKKQFFPTSDRPEVLVEVQMPYGTAIERTSAATARIEAWLKKQKEAKIVTSYIGQGSPRFYLAMAPELPDSSFAKIVILTDSPEAREALKFRLRQAVADGLAPEARVRVTQLVFGPYSPFPVAYRVMGPDPDLLRAIADQVEAVMQASPMMRTVNSDWGPPVPTLHFTLDQDRLQAVGLTSTAVAQQLQFLLSGVPITSVREDIRSVQVMGRAAGDIRLDPEKIAGFTLVGAAGQRIPLSQIGDVDVRMEDPVLRRRDRTPTITVRGDIAENLQPPDVSTAITKALQPVIEQLPAGYRIEQAGSIEESGKATEAMVPLFPIMIAMTLLIIILQVRSMSAMVMVFLTAPLGLIGVVPTLLLFNQPFGINALVGLIALSGILMRNTLILIGQIHHNEQEGLDPFHAVVEATIQRARPVLLTAMAAILAFIPLTHSVFWGTLAYTLIGGTFGGTIVTLVFLPAMYAIWFKIRPDNTPPTDKPALA from the coding sequence ATGAGCGAAGGGCGGTTCAACCTTTCTGCGCTCGCCGTTCGTGAGCGCTCAATCACTTTGTTCCTTATCATCCTGATTAGCGTGGCCGGTATTCTTTCGTTCTTCGAGTTGGGGCGTGCGGAGGATCCGCCGTTTACGGTCAAGCAGATGACGATTGTTACTGCCTGGCCGGGGGCCACCGCGCAGGAAATGCAGGATCAGGTGGCCGAGCCGCTGGAAAAACGCCTGCAGGAACTCAAGTGGTACGATCGCAGCGAGACCTACACGCGTCCCGGACTGGCTTTCACCATGCTGTCATTACAGGACGGCACGCCGCCTTCACAGGTGCCGGAGGAGTTTTATCAGGCGCGCAAGAAACTCGGCGACGAGGCCAGGAACCTGCCGGCGGGCGTGAGCGGCCCGATGGTCAACGATGAATTCTCGGACGTGACCTTTGCGCTCTTTGCATTGAAAGCCAAAGGGGAACCACAGCGCCTGCTGGTGCGCGATGCCGAATCGTTGCGCCAGCGTTTATTGCATGTCCCAGGGGTAAAGAAGGTCAATATCGTCGGGGAGCAGGCTGAGCGTATCTTCGTCTCTTTCTCGCATGACCGGCTGGCCACGCTGGGCATCTCCCCGCAGGACATTTTCTCCGCGCTCAACAACCAGAACGTGCTTACGCCGGCCGGTTCGATTGAAACCCATGGGCCGCAGGTCTTTTTGCGCCTGGATGGCGCCTTCGACAAGCTGGAAAAGATCCGCGATACGCCGATTGTGGTTCAGGGGCGGACGTTAAAACTCTCGGACGTGGCGAAGGTCGAACGTGGCTATGAAGATCCTGCGACCTTCCTGGTTCGCAATCAGGGTGAACCGGCGCTGTTGCTGGGCATCGTGATGCGCGAGGGCTGGAACGGCCTGGATCTGGGCAAGGCGTTGGATGCGGAGACGGCCAAAATCAATGAAGGCATGCCGTTGGGCATGACATTGACGAAAGTCACCGATCAGTCGGTGAACATCGGCTCATCCGTTGACGAGTTCATGATCAAGTTCTTCGTCGCATTGCTCGTGGTGATGGTGGTCTGTTTCGTCAGCATGGGTTGGCACGTGGGCGTGGTGGTTGCGGCGGCGGTGCCCTTGACGCTGGCTATCGTCTTCGTGGTGATGGAGGCCACCGGCAAGAACTTTGACCGCATCACCCTCGGCTCGCTGATCCTGGCTCTCGGGTTGCTGGTGGATGACGCCATCATCGCCATCGAAATGATGGTGGTGAAAATGGAGGAGGGATACGACCGCATCAAAGCCTCGGCCTATGCCTGGAGCCACACGGCGGCCCCGATGCTGGCGGGTACGCTGGTGACGGCCGTCGGCTTTATGCCCAATGGTTTCGCGCAGTCCACCGCCGGCGAGTACACCAGCAACATGTTCTGGATCGTGGGCATCGCCCTGATTGCTTCCTGGGTGGTGGCGGTGGTGTTTACGCCTTATCTGGGCGTGAAGATGCTGCCGAACATCAAAACGGTTGAGGGTGGGCACGCGGCCATCTACAACACCCGCAATTACAACCGTTTCCGTCGATTGCTGACGCGCGTCGTCGCCCGCAAATGGGCCGTGGCGGGCACGGTGATTGCCGTGTTTACTCTGGCCATTCTCGGCATGGGGCTGGTGAAAAAACAGTTCTTCCCCACCTCTGATCGCCCGGAAGTGCTGGTAGAAGTGCAGATGCCTTATGGCACCGCCATTGAACGGACCAGCGCCGCCACGGCCAGGATCGAGGCTTGGCTGAAAAAGCAGAAAGAGGCAAAAATCGTCACGTCCTATATTGGGCAGGGTTCACCGCGTTTTTATCTGGCGATGGCGCCGGAGCTGCCCGACTCGTCATTCGCGAAGATTGTCATACTGACGGACAGCCCGGAGGCGCGTGAGGCGCTCAAGTTTCGTCTTCGCCAGGCGGTGGCCGATGGGCTGGCACCCGAAGCGCGTGTCCGGGTCACGCAACTGGTATTTGGCCCGTACTCGCCATTCCCCGTTGCCTATCGCGTGATGGGGCCGGACCCCGACCTACTGCGCGCGATCGCCGATCAGGTGGAAGCGGTAATGCAGGCCAGCCCGATGATGAGGACCGTCAACTCCGACTGGGGTCCGCCGGTGCCGACGCTGCATTTCACGCTCGATCAGGACCGCTTGCAGGCCGTGGGGTTGACGTCAACCGCGGTCGCTCAGCAACTGCAGTTCCTGCTCTCGGGTGTGCCGATCACTTCTGTGCGTGAAGATATCCGTTCGGTGCAGGTCATGGGCCGTGCCGCAGGGGATATCCGGCTTGACCCGGAAAAAATTGCCGGTTTTACCCTGGTGGGGGCTGCCGGTCAGCGCATTCCGCTGTCGCAAATAGGGGATGTCGATGTGCGCATGGAAGATCCCGTTCTCCGTCGGCGCGATCGTACCCCGACCATTACGGTGCGGGGCGACATAGCCGAAAACCTGCAACCGCCGGATGTGTCCACGGCGATCACGAAAGCGTTGCAACCGGTTATCGAACAACTCCCGGCCGGGTACCGCATCGAGCAGGCGGGTTCGATTGAAGAATCGGGCAAAGCGACCGAGGCGATGGTGCCGCTGTTCCCCATCATGATTGCCATGACGCTGCTGATCATCATCCTGCAGGTACGTTCGATGTCGGCGATGGTGATGGTCTTCCTCACTGCGCCACTGGGGCTGATTGGGGTGGTGCCAACGCTGCTGCTGTTCAACCAGCCGTTTGGCATCAATGCGCTTGTGGGATTGATCGCGCTGTCGGGCATCCTGATGCGTAACACCTTGATCCTGATAGGGCAGATCCATCACAACGAGCAGGAAGGGCTGGATCCGTTCCATGCGGTGGTCGAGGCGACGATTCAGCGAGCCCGACCGGTGTTGCTCACGGCGATGGCGGCCATTCTGGCGTTTATCCCGCTCACCCACTCGGTGTTCTGGGGCACCCTGGCTTACACCCTGATTGGCGGGACCTTTGGCGGAACCATAGTGACGCTGGTGTTCCTGCCGGCGATGTATGCCATCTGGTTCAAGATACGCCCGGACAATACGCCGCCAACCGACAAGCCGGCATTGGCGTAA
- a CDS encoding carboxymuconolactone decarboxylase family protein, with translation MVTNPELRERGLALFTTLYGNGAGEALRQDMADLCPDFTDISIEWAMGGILSRPGLDAITRELVVIASCVTLGHTVPQLRAHTQAALNAGASREQIIEAILQLLFYAGGAAVRNALVNVRDILNAPAHSGK, from the coding sequence ATGGTGACGAATCCAGAGCTGCGCGAACGGGGTTTAGCGTTGTTTACCACATTGTATGGTAATGGCGCCGGGGAAGCATTACGCCAGGATATGGCCGATCTGTGCCCCGACTTTACTGATATTTCAATAGAATGGGCAATGGGAGGCATCCTTTCACGACCTGGTCTGGACGCCATAACCCGGGAACTGGTCGTGATCGCTTCCTGCGTCACCCTGGGCCATACCGTTCCGCAACTGCGCGCGCATACTCAGGCGGCGCTGAATGCCGGGGCCAGTCGTGAACAAATTATTGAGGCCATCCTGCAATTGTTGTTTTATGCCGGCGGTGCTGCGGTACGTAATGCGTTGGTTAATGTGCGCGATATCCTGAACGCCCCAGCGCATAGCGGAAAATAA
- a CDS encoding LysR family transcriptional regulator: MNKLESMSVFVRVVERGSFSAVAEEMRLSGTMVGLHIKALEKHLGIRLLNRTTRRQSLTDFGSVYYQSCRRILADIEDTESVALALHQSPRGRLKVACPVSFGVHALSPVTARFLATWPEMTLDLVLSDKTMDMAEEGIDVMINVGELEHVNSLVARPLAAYRSVICASPAYLERAGTPVHPEELTEHRCLGFAHPVAGSEWSLQQGGKLIKVPVNIVMAVNNGEALRSAALNGLGILMQPEVLLAEDLRQGKLIPLLPEYQPLAKPVHILTFADRQQLPKIRLYVDFLLQHFKETLVLHKE, translated from the coding sequence GTGAACAAACTGGAAAGCATGTCGGTGTTTGTGCGCGTGGTGGAGCGTGGCAGCTTCAGTGCGGTTGCCGAAGAAATGCGGCTGAGCGGAACTATGGTCGGGCTGCACATTAAAGCGCTGGAAAAACATCTCGGCATTCGCCTGCTGAACCGAACGACGCGCAGGCAGAGCCTGACTGACTTCGGAAGCGTTTATTATCAGAGTTGTCGGCGAATTTTAGCCGATATTGAGGATACCGAGTCGGTCGCGTTGGCATTGCATCAGAGCCCACGAGGAAGGCTGAAGGTGGCTTGCCCCGTTTCATTTGGGGTACATGCACTGTCCCCGGTCACCGCGCGGTTTCTCGCCACCTGGCCTGAGATGACGCTGGATCTGGTGCTGAGTGACAAGACGATGGACATGGCGGAGGAGGGGATCGACGTCATGATTAACGTGGGGGAACTGGAGCATGTGAATTCGTTGGTCGCCCGCCCGCTGGCTGCATATCGATCGGTCATCTGTGCCTCTCCCGCCTATCTGGAACGCGCGGGGACACCTGTTCACCCTGAAGAGTTGACCGAGCACCGCTGCCTGGGGTTTGCCCACCCAGTGGCGGGCAGTGAATGGTCACTGCAGCAAGGCGGTAAACTGATCAAAGTGCCGGTCAATATCGTTATGGCGGTCAATAATGGCGAGGCCCTGCGCAGCGCGGCGTTAAACGGGCTGGGAATTTTAATGCAACCGGAGGTGCTGCTGGCCGAGGACTTGCGCCAGGGTAAGCTGATACCTCTGCTGCCGGAGTATCAACCCTTGGCGAAGCCGGTGCATATTCTTACGTTTGCTGATCGCCAGCAGTTGCCGAAAATCCGTCTGTACGTCGATTTTTTGCTGCAGCATTTTAAGGAGACACTCGTTCTTCACAAGGAATAA
- a CDS encoding branched-chain amino acid ABC transporter substrate-binding protein has protein sequence MSSKFIKSPLAALLIGCLGSAFYAQADIVIGVAGPFSGPNATYGDQYWRGASQAAADINAAGGIKGEKIKLVQGDDACEPKQAVAVANRLVDQDKVSAVVGHFCSSSTMPASEVYDEAGIIAITPGSTNPQITERGMANMFRMCGRDDQQGVIATNYMLNTLKAKRIAVIHDKDTYGQGLADAARAEMNKRGVKEVLYEGLSRGEKDFNALVTKIASVKPDVVYFGGCHPEAGPLVRQMREQGVTAKFFSGDCVVTEELVTAAGGPQYTNGVLMTFGNDPRQIPEGKAVIAKFRASGFEPEGYTLYSYASIQAIAAAFNATGGKDSAKASEWLKSHDVDTVMGKKAWDKKGDLKVSDYVVYQWDDKGKYHQL, from the coding sequence ATGTCATCGAAATTCATTAAAAGTCCGCTCGCTGCTCTGCTTATCGGTTGTTTAGGTTCTGCTTTTTATGCTCAGGCCGATATCGTCATCGGCGTTGCCGGGCCGTTCTCCGGGCCGAATGCGACCTATGGCGATCAGTACTGGCGCGGTGCTTCGCAGGCGGCGGCGGATATCAACGCTGCCGGCGGGATCAAAGGGGAAAAAATCAAACTGGTGCAGGGCGACGACGCCTGCGAACCGAAACAGGCGGTGGCGGTCGCCAACCGTCTGGTCGATCAGGACAAGGTTTCGGCGGTGGTCGGCCACTTCTGCTCATCCTCCACCATGCCTGCCTCGGAGGTGTATGACGAGGCCGGCATCATCGCCATCACCCCCGGCTCCACCAACCCGCAAATTACCGAGCGCGGCATGGCCAACATGTTCCGCATGTGCGGCCGTGACGATCAGCAGGGGGTTATCGCCACCAACTACATGCTGAACACCCTGAAGGCCAAACGCATTGCGGTGATCCACGACAAAGACACCTACGGCCAGGGGCTGGCGGATGCCGCCAGGGCGGAGATGAACAAGCGCGGCGTGAAAGAGGTGCTGTATGAAGGGCTGTCGCGCGGCGAAAAAGACTTTAACGCGCTGGTGACCAAGATCGCTTCGGTCAAACCGGACGTGGTTTACTTCGGCGGCTGCCATCCGGAAGCCGGGCCGCTGGTGCGCCAGATGCGCGAGCAGGGCGTGACCGCCAAGTTCTTCTCCGGTGACTGCGTGGTGACCGAAGAGCTGGTGACCGCTGCCGGCGGGCCGCAGTACACCAACGGCGTGCTGATGACCTTCGGCAACGATCCGCGCCAAATCCCGGAAGGCAAGGCGGTCATCGCCAAGTTCCGCGCCAGCGGTTTTGAGCCGGAAGGTTACACCCTCTATTCCTACGCTTCCATCCAGGCGATTGCCGCCGCCTTCAACGCGACCGGCGGCAAAGACAGCGCCAAGGCCAGCGAATGGCTGAAATCGCACGACGTGGATACCGTAATGGGCAAAAAGGCCTGGGATAAGAAAGGTGACCTGAAAGTATCGGATTACGTGGTCTATCAGTGGGACGACAAAGGCAAATATCACCAACTCTGA
- a CDS encoding ABC transporter permease subunit: protein MDVFFLQQLINGLTLGAVYGLIAIGYTMVYGIIGMINFAHGEVYMISAYLCAIGLALLSFFGLHSFPLLILGTLVFTIVITGVYGWVIERIAYKPLRNSTRLAPLISAIGMSLILQNYAQISQGPRQQGIPTLLDGVFRIDFDGGALQITYTKVFILVASLVGMAILTYVIQHTRLGRICRATQQDRKMASILGINTDRVISLVFVIGAAMAGLAGVLITMNYGTFDFYVGFIIGIKAFTAAVLGGIGSLPGAMLGGLLLGVAEAQFAGMVNSDYKDVFSFGLLVVILIFRPQGLLGRPMVAKV from the coding sequence ATGGATGTTTTCTTCCTGCAACAGCTGATTAACGGCCTGACGCTCGGTGCGGTTTATGGCCTAATCGCCATAGGCTACACCATGGTTTACGGCATCATCGGCATGATCAACTTCGCCCACGGCGAGGTGTATATGATCTCCGCCTATCTGTGCGCCATCGGGCTGGCGCTGCTGTCCTTCTTCGGTTTGCACTCGTTCCCGCTGCTGATCCTCGGCACGCTGGTGTTTACTATCGTGATCACCGGTGTGTACGGTTGGGTGATCGAGCGCATCGCCTACAAACCGCTGCGCAATTCCACCCGCCTGGCACCATTGATCTCCGCCATCGGCATGTCACTGATCCTGCAAAACTACGCGCAAATCAGTCAGGGGCCGCGGCAGCAGGGGATCCCGACGCTGCTGGATGGCGTGTTCCGCATCGATTTTGACGGCGGGGCTCTCCAGATTACCTACACCAAGGTGTTTATTCTGGTCGCGTCCCTGGTGGGTATGGCCATTCTTACCTACGTGATCCAGCACACCCGGCTGGGGCGCATCTGCCGCGCCACGCAGCAAGACCGCAAGATGGCGTCGATTCTCGGCATCAACACCGACCGGGTGATTTCCCTGGTGTTCGTGATTGGCGCCGCGATGGCCGGGCTGGCGGGGGTGTTGATCACCATGAATTACGGCACCTTCGATTTCTACGTCGGCTTTATCATCGGTATCAAAGCCTTTACCGCTGCGGTGCTGGGCGGCATCGGCTCGTTGCCCGGCGCAATGCTGGGCGGCCTGCTGCTGGGCGTGGCGGAGGCGCAATTCGCCGGTATGGTGAACTCGGATTACAAAGACGTTTTCTCTTTCGGGCTGCTGGTGGTGATCCTGATTTTCCGCCCTCAGGGCCTGCTCGGACGGCCAATGGTCGCTAAGGTTTGA
- the livM gene encoding high-affinity branched-chain amino acid ABC transporter permease LivM, translating to MSQTVVHQGLNVKRSLLDAVLAGLIALIVFGPIVGIVLNGYSFNFEPRRLVWIIAAVMAGRLLLSLFLQTAPGRKVLARFDGGNDGVYVRPIGAKTNLRWIIPLMAVIALLFPFVATKYLLTVAILGLIYVLLGLGLNIVVGLAGLLDLGYVAFYAIGAYGLALGYQYLGLGFWAMLPLGALMAALTGALLGFPVLRMHGDYLAIVTLGFGEIIRLVLNNWMSLTGGPNGISVPAPTLFGLEFGRRAKDGGVPIHEFLGIAYNPNLKFIFIYAVLFLVVLLVLYIKHRLTRMPIGRAWEALREDEIACRSLGLNHVLVKLSAFMMGASTAGLAGVFFATYQGFVNPTSFTFFESALILAIVVLGGMGSTIGVVLAAFVLTVAPELLRSFAEYRVLLFGVLMVAMMIWRPRGLVRISRTSFAPRKGVAP from the coding sequence ATGTCGCAAACAGTGGTTCACCAAGGGCTGAACGTGAAACGCAGCCTACTGGACGCCGTGCTGGCGGGGCTGATCGCCCTGATCGTGTTCGGGCCGATCGTTGGCATCGTGCTGAACGGCTACAGCTTTAACTTTGAGCCACGCCGGCTGGTGTGGATTATTGCCGCGGTGATGGCCGGGCGGCTGCTACTGAGCCTGTTCCTGCAAACTGCGCCGGGGCGCAAGGTACTGGCGCGGTTCGACGGCGGCAATGACGGGGTGTATGTCCGGCCGATAGGGGCCAAGACCAACCTGCGCTGGATAATCCCGCTGATGGCGGTGATTGCGTTGTTATTCCCGTTCGTCGCCACCAAATATCTGCTGACGGTGGCGATACTGGGGCTGATTTACGTGCTGCTTGGGCTGGGGCTGAACATCGTGGTTGGGCTGGCCGGGTTGCTGGATCTGGGCTACGTGGCGTTTTACGCCATCGGCGCCTATGGGCTGGCGCTGGGCTACCAGTATCTCGGGCTGGGGTTCTGGGCGATGCTGCCGTTGGGGGCGCTGATGGCGGCGCTGACAGGGGCGTTGCTGGGGTTCCCGGTGTTGCGCATGCACGGCGACTATCTGGCGATCGTCACGCTGGGGTTCGGGGAAATCATCCGGCTGGTGCTGAATAACTGGATGTCGCTGACCGGCGGCCCGAACGGCATTTCGGTGCCGGCACCGACCCTTTTCGGGCTGGAGTTTGGCCGGCGGGCGAAGGACGGCGGCGTGCCGATCCACGAATTCCTCGGTATTGCCTACAACCCCAACCTGAAGTTTATTTTTATCTATGCGGTGCTGTTCCTGGTGGTGCTGCTGGTGCTGTACATCAAACACCGGCTGACGCGTATGCCGATTGGCCGCGCCTGGGAGGCGTTGCGCGAGGATGAAATCGCCTGCCGTTCGCTTGGCCTGAACCACGTGCTGGTGAAGCTGTCGGCCTTTATGATGGGCGCTTCCACCGCCGGTCTGGCCGGGGTGTTTTTCGCCACCTATCAGGGGTTCGTCAATCCGACATCCTTCACCTTCTTTGAGTCGGCGTTGATCCTGGCTATCGTGGTGCTGGGCGGCATGGGGTCAACCATCGGCGTGGTGCTGGCGGCGTTTGTGCTCACGGTGGCGCCGGAACTGCTGCGCAGCTTTGCCGAATACCGGGTGCTGCTGTTCGGCGTGCTGATGGTGGCGATGATGATCTGGCGGCCGCGCGGGCTGGTCCGTATCAGCCGCACCAGCTTTGCGCCGCGTAAGGGGGTGGCGCCATGA
- a CDS encoding ABC transporter ATP-binding protein, giving the protein MSDAILRVEHLMMHFGGIKALNDVNLSVERGSITALIGPNGAGKTTVFNCLTGFYRATGGAILLNTHKRPTDVIRVLGQKFRAGDWVNPKRLGSRVYYKMFGGTHLVNRAGLARTFQNIRLFREMSVVENLLVAQHMLSNRNLIAGVFNTPGYRRAENDALNRAFYWLEVVELTDCANRLAGEMSYGQQRRLEIARAMCTTPEMICLDEPAAGLNPVETATLSRIIRFLRQHHGITVLLIEHDMGMVMEISDRVIVLDHGDVIAEGTPKEIQHNDTVIAAYLGADEEELAG; this is encoded by the coding sequence ATGAGCGACGCTATCTTGCGGGTTGAGCATCTGATGATGCATTTTGGCGGCATCAAGGCGCTGAACGACGTGAATCTGTCGGTTGAACGCGGTTCCATCACCGCATTGATTGGCCCTAACGGCGCCGGAAAAACCACGGTGTTCAACTGCCTGACCGGTTTCTACCGCGCCACCGGCGGCGCGATCCTGCTCAATACCCATAAGCGGCCGACCGACGTTATCCGGGTGTTGGGGCAGAAATTCCGCGCCGGCGACTGGGTTAACCCAAAGCGGCTCGGTTCGCGCGTCTACTATAAAATGTTCGGCGGTACCCATCTGGTCAATCGCGCCGGGCTGGCGCGCACCTTCCAGAATATCCGGTTGTTCCGCGAGATGTCGGTGGTGGAGAATCTGCTGGTGGCCCAGCACATGCTGAGCAACCGCAATTTGATCGCCGGCGTGTTCAATACGCCCGGTTATCGCCGGGCGGAAAACGACGCGCTGAACCGCGCCTTCTACTGGCTGGAGGTGGTGGAGCTGACGGACTGCGCCAACCGGCTGGCGGGGGAGATGTCCTACGGCCAGCAGCGGCGGCTGGAGATCGCCCGCGCCATGTGCACCACGCCGGAGATGATTTGTCTCGACGAACCTGCCGCCGGGCTGAACCCGGTGGAGACGGCGACGCTGAGCCGCATTATCCGTTTTCTGCGCCAGCATCACGGCATTACGGTGCTGTTGATCGAACACGACATGGGCATGGTGATGGAGATTTCCGATCGGGTGATCGTGCTCGATCACGGCGACGTCATCGCCGAGGGTACGCCGAAAGAAATTCAGCATAACGATACGGTGATCGCCGCTTACCTTGGTGCGGATGAAGAGGAGCTGGCGGGATGA